Proteins encoded within one genomic window of Amorphoplanes friuliensis DSM 7358:
- the cspE gene encoding transcription antiterminator/RNA stability regulator CspE, whose protein sequence is MAQGTVKWFNSDKGFGFITPDGGGADVFVHFSSIQTNGYRSLDENQRVEFEITQGQKGPQAAQVRPLGASREIA, encoded by the coding sequence ATGGCGCAGGGAACGGTCAAGTGGTTCAACTCCGACAAGGGTTTCGGCTTCATCACACCGGACGGTGGCGGTGCTGACGTCTTCGTCCACTTCTCCTCGATCCAGACGAACGGGTATCGCTCGCTCGACGAGAATCAGCGGGTCGAGTTCGAGATCACTCAGGGTCAAAAGGGACCGCAGGCCGCGCAGGTGCGACCACTTGGCGCATCACGCGAGATCGCCTGA
- a CDS encoding DUF4062 domain-containing protein, with protein MTYAFISSASGSLDDYRAAATDACSRHEITPVAMERFTADDQPPLEVCQAKIRSAQVLILLLADRYGVRPAGYDRSYTELEYDWAMQQGVPVLAYVATDGFPWSGPPRSAATLSHYAEDLAALQRFITRVKTAHTVKKFAGLENFRMDLYEALMPYRPTAEGAEVKAAKVRGPWFREDRTLPSPPHLCAMPSYVGGTPFTGRRADLSSLDAWARSDDPVLVVEAIGGTGKSALTWAWTNTRAKSVMKPAGIFWWSFYDGSPSMERFLRELLSYLTSGKEQSRIGRDELPLLVDAKLRRGAYLLVLDGFERLLTAYHQFDPSKVTEDDVEADRRANKHSMIDTLGYEFVRGLVHASPSKVLISTRMVPDALEGPSGGLLPRVERWRLPGLLAADVRALLTRLEVTAGPEALSFLHGLGNHPLLIAIVAGLARNYRPAPGNLSAWLAGQSFRVDDPKLARRRHHILEAAMRDLEPGTARLLSWISALSGTVHWDVLESINPLAADGLSKARAGALLDAALGDLEVRGLLWWNRQMNTYDMHPIVRAFAYDRLEGTDKFSAHARIRDHFQALPPEEAGTVSSVEDRTQTISLFRALTGAQQYGEAYALWNRSLMEPLLLQLGANTSVVELLEPFRRTNVIGARADHSLALHMAGKHDQAIEMELINLDLVLTDADKGEIRRSLGRLAAFYRAAGQLARHAAVVAILGTGETDVANADLPTLALRRAILVLLNDDVATARATLQDIATSAQSDANPWFANDVRYWRMVAEFRSGRTFSSAAFDHLEKGNVDWRSRLAFSTLKFRIALEAGDLGLAATTAERIDRLRRIGGQEAIPIESAVTLAKLGRAEATQTVAECFARMPRLHLFDRPHYLCAMALTELRQLDEAIEQAQQARRQAWADGPQFSYRYELRQAEALLTRLGASLEPLAPTGNNERTVPLLSTASEALQYGRSFL; from the coding sequence TTGACGTACGCTTTCATCTCGAGCGCCTCCGGATCTCTGGACGACTACCGTGCGGCGGCCACGGACGCGTGCAGCCGGCATGAGATCACGCCGGTCGCCATGGAACGCTTTACCGCCGACGACCAGCCGCCGTTAGAGGTATGCCAGGCCAAGATCCGGTCAGCTCAGGTGCTGATCTTGCTGCTGGCGGACCGCTACGGCGTGCGCCCGGCCGGCTATGACCGGTCCTACACGGAGCTCGAGTACGACTGGGCGATGCAGCAGGGCGTTCCCGTGCTGGCCTATGTCGCCACCGACGGGTTCCCGTGGTCCGGGCCGCCCCGCAGCGCGGCTACCCTAAGCCATTATGCCGAGGACTTGGCGGCACTGCAGCGCTTCATTACACGGGTAAAGACGGCACACACCGTCAAAAAGTTCGCCGGTCTCGAGAACTTTCGCATGGACCTCTACGAGGCGCTGATGCCATACCGGCCGACGGCCGAAGGCGCTGAGGTCAAGGCGGCGAAGGTGCGCGGCCCCTGGTTCCGCGAAGACCGCACGCTACCCTCACCGCCGCACCTGTGCGCTATGCCGTCCTACGTAGGCGGTACTCCCTTCACCGGCCGGCGTGCCGACCTCAGCAGTCTGGACGCCTGGGCACGCTCGGACGACCCGGTGCTTGTAGTCGAAGCGATTGGCGGGACGGGAAAGAGTGCTCTGACCTGGGCTTGGACGAACACCCGGGCCAAGTCCGTAATGAAGCCCGCCGGCATCTTCTGGTGGAGCTTCTACGACGGCTCGCCGTCGATGGAACGGTTCCTGCGCGAGTTGCTCAGCTACCTAACGTCCGGCAAGGAACAGTCCCGCATCGGCCGCGACGAGCTGCCGCTCCTCGTCGATGCCAAGCTGCGTCGCGGCGCGTACCTGCTGGTCCTCGACGGCTTCGAGCGGCTGCTCACGGCGTACCACCAGTTCGACCCGTCGAAGGTGACGGAGGACGACGTGGAGGCCGACCGCCGCGCCAACAAGCACTCGATGATCGACACCCTGGGTTACGAGTTCGTGCGCGGGCTGGTGCACGCTTCCCCGTCCAAAGTGCTGATCAGCACTCGTATGGTGCCAGACGCGCTGGAGGGGCCTAGCGGCGGTCTACTCCCCCGCGTTGAGCGCTGGCGACTTCCCGGTCTGCTCGCCGCCGATGTCCGGGCGCTGCTGACCCGGCTCGAGGTCACCGCGGGGCCAGAGGCCCTTTCGTTCCTGCACGGGCTGGGCAACCACCCGCTGCTCATCGCGATCGTGGCCGGCCTTGCGAGAAACTACCGTCCGGCGCCGGGCAACCTGAGCGCCTGGCTTGCCGGGCAGTCGTTCCGCGTAGACGACCCCAAGCTGGCGAGGCGACGACATCACATCCTCGAGGCGGCAATGCGGGACCTTGAGCCCGGCACCGCACGGCTGCTGAGCTGGATCTCGGCGTTGTCCGGAACGGTACACTGGGACGTCTTGGAAAGCATCAACCCGCTGGCGGCGGACGGCCTGTCGAAGGCCCGCGCCGGCGCGTTGTTGGACGCCGCGCTCGGCGACCTCGAGGTGCGCGGTCTGCTGTGGTGGAACCGCCAAATGAACACCTACGACATGCACCCCATCGTCCGGGCCTTTGCCTACGACCGACTGGAGGGCACCGACAAGTTCAGCGCCCACGCTCGCATCCGGGACCACTTCCAGGCTCTGCCGCCAGAGGAAGCTGGCACGGTGTCGAGCGTGGAGGACCGGACGCAGACAATCTCGCTGTTCCGAGCACTAACCGGCGCCCAGCAGTACGGCGAGGCGTACGCGTTGTGGAACCGATCACTCATGGAACCACTCTTGCTGCAGCTCGGCGCCAACACCAGCGTAGTCGAGCTACTCGAGCCGTTCCGGCGCACCAACGTGATCGGCGCCCGGGCAGACCACTCGCTCGCGCTGCACATGGCCGGAAAACACGACCAGGCTATCGAGATGGAGCTGATCAACCTCGACCTAGTCTTGACGGACGCCGACAAAGGTGAGATTCGGCGATCGCTGGGCCGCCTGGCGGCGTTCTACCGGGCCGCCGGCCAGCTGGCCCGGCACGCCGCGGTGGTTGCCATCCTCGGGACCGGGGAGACCGACGTCGCCAACGCAGATTTGCCTACATTGGCGCTGCGGCGGGCGATCCTCGTGTTGCTCAACGACGATGTCGCGACGGCACGCGCGACCCTGCAGGACATTGCGACGAGCGCCCAGTCCGACGCCAATCCGTGGTTTGCCAATGACGTCCGCTACTGGCGCATGGTCGCGGAGTTCCGGTCGGGCCGGACATTCTCGTCAGCGGCGTTCGACCACCTGGAGAAGGGAAACGTCGACTGGCGTAGCCGTCTGGCGTTCTCGACGCTCAAATTTCGCATCGCTCTGGAAGCCGGCGATCTGGGTCTCGCAGCCACGACGGCCGAACGGATCGATCGCCTGCGCCGGATCGGCGGCCAAGAGGCGATACCGATCGAGAGTGCCGTCACGCTGGCGAAGCTGGGGCGCGCAGAGGCCACCCAGACGGTGGCGGAGTGCTTCGCCCGCATGCCGCGGCTACACCTGTTCGATCGTCCGCACTACCTGTGCGCGATGGCGCTCACCGAACTCCGCCAGCTCGATGAGGCGATCGAGCAGGCGCAGCAGGCACGACGGCAGGCGTGGGCCGACGGCCCCCAATTCAGCTACCGGTATGAGTTGCGGCAGGCAGAAGCGCTGTTGACCCGGCTCGGGGCGTCCCTCGAGCCGCTCGCGCCGACCGGTAACAACGAGCGGACCGTGCCGCTTTTAAGCACTGCTAGCGAAGCCCTACAATACGGGCGAAGCTTTCTTTGA
- a CDS encoding HEAT repeat domain-containing protein gives MLTIGIHDSDPQVRQAAAESLRGYDEDRARELLVTASNDSVAQVRKGAASALRQPDDRSVATTLLRLAEDRDPSVRGIAVESLGSVGGLEALQQLVRALRVPDSFERIRAAAGLGELLDDRAVEPLAVALKDPQPAVAVRRRAHWVN, from the coding sequence TCAGGCTGCGGCGGAGAGTCTGCGAGGGTACGACGAGGATCGGGCCCGGGAGCTGCTGGTCACGGCAAGCAATGACTCGGTTGCCCAGGTACGCAAGGGCGCCGCCTCTGCCTTGCGCCAACCCGACGACCGGTCGGTCGCTACTACGCTTCTGCGTCTGGCGGAGGACCGGGATCCGAGCGTACGCGGGATCGCCGTGGAGTCGTTGGGCAGTGTGGGCGGACTTGAGGCTCTGCAACAGCTTGTCCGTGCGCTGCGCGTGCCCGACTCGTTCGAACGGATACGCGCTGCGGCCGGTCTCGGTGAGCTGCTCGACGATCGGGCGGTCGAACCGTTAGCTGTAGCGCTCAAGGACCCCCAACCGGCGGTCGCCGTGAGGCGGCGAGCGCACTGGGTAAACTGA